A DNA window from Daucus carota subsp. sativus chromosome 3, DH1 v3.0, whole genome shotgun sequence contains the following coding sequences:
- the LOC108212858 gene encoding DELLA protein RGL1, which produces MSDDFGLSSPNIIQTDNRPLEVLENDIYTRVEHISTSKVKEPSERNPLCSGIMHGINEGKMEDKGLIVSENGMNNRNKAIRAQHYVGAYGEQPSSRAPEVYFPVKNKADFNSASLFELLSRYERGGKKLKDENLSNRSKIATSDQKLTTEEIIRVAAERYIQFQNKDLEGITTFIHPRGSVLSSLSVEETRGANLAHLLLAAADKILDGNFDSARRLLTNCDCKASKSGNPIERLASYISEALQERIHREKGSRKIGIASEKDRAPNNGLSTGLDQTVLAAHMKIPFSKALHFASTQTILEHVTTETSIHIIDLHIRSGIHWPPMIQALSERKVHQVQLLKITALDTEDKQKVEDIGKRLESFADSLKIPFSFDVVTVDDMSYLRKELFDIQSGEAVVIFAPTLLRTMIPRPDKLETLMRVIRELNPLIMIIYEVDANDNSTSFINRFVDSLFFYSTWFDCLEDCLDRDDQYRMNLEKYYFGSGIMNSIANEGEERITRSVKIDVWRSYFARFQMVEVEVPGSSFHQAEMVLKKEFSCARFCTLSTDSKCFIIGWKGTPMFSLSTWKFKQAPSYF; this is translated from the coding sequence ATGTCAGATGATTTCGGGTTATCAAGTCCTAATATTATTCAAACTGATAATAGGCCACTTGAAGTGCTGGAAAACGATATTTATACTCGAGTAGAACATATATCTACATCCAAAGTGAAAGAACCTAGTGAGAGGAATCCGCTTTGCTCAGGCATTATGCATGGAATTAATGAAGGAAAGATGGAAGACAAAGGACTCATTGTTTCAGAAAATGGCATGAACAACAGAAACAAAGCCATCAGAGCACAACACTACGTTGGTGCATACGGTGAGCAGCCTTCCAGCCGAGCTCCAGAAGTATACTTTCCAGTCAAGAACAAGGCTGATTTTAATTCTGCATCATTGTTTGAACTCCTCAGCCGATATGAAAGAGGGGGTAAAAAGTTGAAAGATGAAAATTTAAGCAATCGAAGCAAAATTGCAACAAGTGACCAGAAGCTGACAACAGAAGAAATCATAAGGGTGGCTGCTGAGAGATACATCCAGTTCCAAAACAAAGATCTAGAAGGTATCACCACTTTTATCCACCCACGCGGTTCTGTCCTGTCAAGTCTGTCAGTGGAAGAGACAAGAGGCGCAAACCTTGCGCACCTTCTTTTAGCCGCGGCTGATAAAATTTTGGATGGAAATTTTGATTCTGCAAGGAGATTGCTTACAAATTGTGATTGCAAGGCCTCTAAATCAGGTAATCCAATTGAAAGACTTGCATCATATATTTCTGAAGCTCTGCAAGAAAGAATTCATAGAGAAAAGGGGAGCAGAAAAATAGGGATTGCGAGTGAGAAGGACAGAGCCCCTAATAATGGCCTCTCAACAGGTCTTGACCAAACAGTTTTGGCAGCCCACATGAAGATTCCATTCAGTAAGGCTTTGCACTTTGCATCAACACAAACAATCTTAGAACATGTCACGACGGAAACCAGTATACACATTATTGATCTACATATTAGGAGTGGAATACACTGGCCACCCATGATACAAGCCCTTTCAGAAAGGAAAGTTCATCAAGTTCAGCTCCTTAAGATAACTGCTTTAGATACAGAAGATAAGCAGAAGGTTGAGGATATTGGCAAGAGGTTAGAAAGCTTTGCGGACTCATTGAAAATCCCTTTTTCATTTGACGTAGTAACTGTAGATGACATGAGCTATCTAAGAAAAGAGTTATTTGATATTCAATCTGGTGAAGCGGTGGTTATCTTTGCTCCAACATTACTAAGGACAATGATCCCGAGACCTGATAAATTGGAAACTTTAATGAGAGTAATCAGAGAACTCAATCCTCTgattatgattatatatgaaGTAGATGCAAATGATAACTCAACTTCTTTTATCAATCGCTTTGTAGATTCACTTTTTTTCTACAGTACATGGTTTGACTGCTTGGAAGATTGCTTGGACCGTGATGATCAGTACAGGATgaatcttgaaaaatattacTTTGGCAGCGGAATTATGAATTCTATTGCAAATGAGGGAGAAGAAAGGATTACAAGAAGTGTGAAGATCGACGTGTGGAGATCATACTTTGCAAGGTTTCAAATGGTGGAAGTTGAAGTTCCAGGATCATCTTTTCATCAAGCTGAAATGGTTCTTAAGAAGGAATTTTCTTGTGCAAGGTTCTGCACTCTCAGTACTGACAGCAAGTGTTTTATAATTGGATGGAAAGGAACACCGATGTTTTCACTATCGACATGGAAGTTTAAACAAGCTCCATCATACTTTTGA
- the LOC108212856 gene encoding DELLA protein RGL1 has protein sequence MSDDFGLPSSPIIQTDYRPPEVLENEFYTRVEQIPTSTVNEPSEKNPVCSDLGYGIYKGKMTDTGLSVLEYDMENWNKADTSEHYAGAYCEQPSSLAPELDLPVQQKPDFSSATLFENLSKYERAGKKLKDEQSSNLSEIASVNQKLSTEEIIRAAAERYIQFPNKDPECITTFIHPHGSVLSSLSKEESSGVDLAHLLLAAADKFWDGEFDSARRLLTCCECKASKSGNPIERLTSYFSEALQERIRRETGTRKILMVSENDRAPNNGLSTGVDQTVLATHMKIPFSKALHFASTQTILEHVARETKIHVIDLHIRSGIHWSPLIQGLSERKVHPVQLLKITALDTEDKQKVEDIGKRLESLADSLNITFSFDVVTVDDMSHLKKELFDVQSGEAVVISAPTILRSMIPRPDKLENLMRVIRELSPLIMIISEVEANDNSPSFINRFVEALFFYSSWFDCLEDCLDRDNQYRMNLEKYYFGCGIMNSIATEGEERITRSVKIDVWRSYFSRFQMLEVQVPKSSFHLAEMVLEMEFSCARFCTLSNDGKCLMIRWKGTPMFSLSTWKFQQPLIYF, from the coding sequence ATGTCCGATGATTTTGGGTTACCAAGTTCTCCTATCATTCAAACTGATTATAGGCCACCTGAGGTCCTTGAGAACGAATTTTATACTCGAGTAGAACAGATACCTACATCCACAGTGAACGAGCCTAGTGAGAAGAATCCAGTTTGCTCAGACCTTGGGTATGGGATTTACAAAGGAAAAATGACAGACACAGGACTAAGTGTTTTGGAGTATGATATGGAGAACTGGAACAAAGCTGATACATCAGAACACTATGCTGGTGCATATTGTGAGCAACCTTCCAGCCTAGCTCCGGAATTAGACTTGCCAGTCCAGCAGAAGCCTGATTTTAGTTCTGCGACATTGTTTGAGAACCTCAGCAAATATGAAAGAGCGGGTAAAAAGTTGAAAGATGAACAATCAAGCAATCTAAGCGAAATTGCATCAGTTAATCAAAAATTGTCAACAGAAGAAATCATAAGGGCGGCTGCAGAGAGGTACATCCAGTTCCCTAACAAAGATCCTGAATGTATCACCACTTTTATCCACCCACATGGTTCTGTTCTGTCAAGTCTGTCAAAGGAAGAATCAAGTGGCGTAGACCTAGCACACCTTCTTTTAGCCGCGGCTGATAAATTTTGGGATGGGGAATTTGATTCTGCTAGGAGATTGCTTACCTGTTGTGAGTGCAAGGCCTCTAAATCAGGCAATCCAATTGAAAGGCTTACGTCATATTTTTCTGAAGCTTTGCAAGAAAGAATCCGTAGAGAAACAGGAACCAGAAAAATACTGATGGTGAGTGAGAACGACAGAGCCCCCAATAATGGCCTCTCAACAGGTGTTGACCAAACAGTTTTGGCAACCCATATGAAGATTCCATTCAGTAAGGCTTTGCACTTTGCATCAACGCAAACAATCTTAGAACATGTCGCGAGGGAAACCAAAATACACGTCATTGATCTTCATATTAGGAGTGGAATTCACTGGTCACCCTTGATACAAGGCCTTTCAGAACGGAAAGTTCATCCAGTTCAGCTCCTTAAGATAACAGCTCTCGATACAGAAGATAAGCAAAAGGTTGAGGACATTGGCAAGAGGTTAGAAAGCTTAGCCGACTCATTAAACATCACTTTTTCATTTGACGTAGTAACTGTAGATGACATGAGCCAtctaaaaaaagaattatttgaTGTTCAATCTGGTGAAGCGGTGGTTATCTCTGCTCCAACAATACTAAGGTCAATGATCCCGAGGCCTGATAAACTGGAAAATTTAATGAGAGTAATCAGAGAACTCAGTCCCCTAATTATGATCATCTCTGAAGTAGAGGCAAATGATAACTCACCTTCTTTTATCAATCGCTTTGTAGAGGCACTTTTTTTCTATAGTTCATGGTTTGACTGCTTGGAAGATTGCCTGGACCGCGATAATCAGTACAGGATGAACCTTGAAAAATATTACTTTGGTTGTGGAATTATGAATTCTATTGCAACTGAGGGAGAAGAAAGGATCACAAGAAGTGTGAAAATCGACGTGTGGAGATCATACTTTTCAAGGTTTCAAATGCTGGAAGTTCAAGTCCCAAAATCATCTTTCCATCTAGCTGAAATGGTTCTTGAGATGGAATTTTCTTGTGCAAGGTTCTGCACTCTCAGTAACGACGGCAAGTGTTTGATGATCAGATGGAAAGGAACCCCAATGTTTTCACTTTCAACTTGGAAGTTTCAACAACCTCTAATATACTTTTGA
- the LOC108212859 gene encoding DELLA protein RGL1: MADDFSLFSVFDSQDVHKPLEGLLNDMLVTQQTQVSSFGSDIPGGVDHSTTGIRSGRHPIIIEEPRVHPSGDQEKCIFSNSNVSTIPEPDQLILKGQKYEQSSKDSDFIHLMPHKNCTESFRVLGNYGKGKERCREDIFSGHSSKNTVTDHKLTTEEIMRVAGERFIHFSNKRFDGITSFIHPDGSALSCLSSEDTRMVDLAHLLLDSAEKVGNKQFDAANKLLLHSEGKVTDSGHPVERITYHFSKALRERITAETRTSVNQRETDQGRDYSGLFSGVENTCLVLHQAVPFSQVMQFASIQMILEHVATRKKIHLIDLQLRIGVQWAPLIQALSERETFPVQLLKLTALQTTDKEKAENIGKRLQDYAKSLNICFIFKAVSIVNMKDLKVELFNIRPGEAVVVYSPIVLRAMIPKPENLQILLRVIQRMRPKIMVVNEVEANHNSPSFVNRFTEALFFFSAWFDALEDCIDRDNQYRMNIERSYFGRGIQNILATEGEGRIIRCVTMNVWRVFFQRFKMVEIDISKASINQANLVLEKKFCCGNSCNIYKNGKCLIVGWKGTPLHSVSAWKFK; the protein is encoded by the coding sequence ATGGCAGATGATTTCTCTTTATTCAGCGTGTTTGATTCTCAAGATGTTCATAAGCCTCTTGAAGGTCTTTTAAATGATATGTTAGTCACTCAACAAACGCAAGTATCCAGTTTTGGGAGTGACATACCTGGAGGGGTTGATCATTCCACCACTGGCATTAGGTCGGGAAGGCATCCAATAATCATTGAAGAGCCAAGAGTCCATCCTTCtggagaccaagaaaaatgtATTTTCAGCAATAGCAATGTCAGTACTATACCAGAACCTGATCAGTTGATATTAAAAGGTCAAAAGTATGAGCAAAGTTCAAAAGATAGTGATTTCATTCATCTTATGCCTCATAAAAATTGTACAGAATCTTTTCGAGTCCTTGGCAACTATGGAAAAGGGAAGGAAAGATGCAGGGAAGATATATTTAGCGGTCACAGTAGCAAAAATACCGTGACCGACCACAAATTAACAACAGAAGAAATAATGAGGGTGGCTGGAGAAAGATTCATCCACTTCTCTAACAAAAGGTTTGACGGGATCACCAGCTTTATCCATCCAGATGGTTCAGCTCTGTCATGTTTGTCGTCAGAGGACACCAGAATGGTGGACCTTGCCCACCTCCTTTTAGATTCAGCTGAAAAAGTGGGAAATAAGCAATTTGATGCTGCCAACAAATTGCTTCTGCATTCTGAAGGTAAGGTAACTGACTCAGGTCATCCAGTCGAAAGAATAACTTATCATTTTTCTAAAGCTCTACGAGAAAGGATTACAGCAGAAACAAGAACCAGTGTAAATCAGAGAGAAACTGATCAAGGAAGAGATTACAGCGGACTCTTCTCAGGTGTTGAGAACACTTGTTTGGTACTTCATCAAGCAGTTCCGTTCAGTCAAGTGATGCAATTTGCATCAATACAAATGATACTGGAACATGTTGCAacaagaaaaaaaatccatttAATTGATCTTCAACTTAGAATTGGAGTTCAGTGGGCACCTTTAATACAAGCTCTTTCGGAAAGGGAAACCTTTCCAGTTCAGCTCCTTAAATTAACTGCTCTTCAGACGACAGACAAAGAGAAGGCTGAGAATATTGGCAAGAGGTTGCAAGACTATGCCAAGTCTTTGaacatttgttttattttcaaggCAGTGTCCATTGTAAACATGAAAGATCTCAAGGTAGAATTATTTAACATTAGACCAGGTGAAGCTGTGGTAGTTTACTCTCCGATTGTACTGAGAGCTATGATCCCAAAACCTGAGAACCTGCAAATTTTACTAAGAGTGATACAGAGGATGAGACCTAAAATCATGGTAGTCAATGAAGTAGAGGCAAATCATAATTCACCATCATTTGTTAATCGTTTCACAGAAGCACTTTTCTTTTTCAGCGCTTGGTTTGATGCACTGGAAGACTGCATAGACCGAGACAATCAGTACAGAATGAATATTGAGAGAAGTTACTTTGGCCGAGGAATCCAGAACATTCTTGCAACTGAGGGCGAGGGCAGAATCATAAGGTGTGTGACTATGAATGTGTGGAGGGTATTCTTTCAAAGATTTAAAATGGTAGAAATTGACATCAGCAAAGCATCTATAAATCAGGCCAACTTGGTCCTTGAGAAGAAATTCTGTTGTGGAAACTCCtgcaatatatataagaatggaAAGTGCCTAATTGTTGGATGGAAGGGAACCCCATTGCATTCTGTTTCAGCTTGGAAGTTCAAGTAA